The following nucleotide sequence is from Pelagibaculum spongiae.
TTTCCATACCGCCAGCAACCACAATTTTATTGCTTTCGGCCAGAATAGAATCACAACCCTGCATAATCGCTTTCATGCCAGAGCCGCATAACTTATTAATTGTGATAGCACCGGTAGCGTTTGGCAGATGTGCTAACTGCATTGCCTGGCGTGCCGGCCCCTGCTTGGTGCCCGCAGGCAAAACACAGCCCATGATCACTTCGTCGACTTCTTCAGGTTTGATGCAAGCGCGTTCAACTGCTTCGTGAATTGCGTGGCCACCAAGCTCAGGTGCGGTCTGTGAAGACAAAGCACCTTGGAAAGCGCCCATTGGCGTTCTAACACCACTAACAATGACAATCGGATCTTTCATTATGGTTATTCCCGCTTTAGTTATTCTTTGCGGTCATTGTCCACTAAAAAACCGGTTGATGACAAGTCATCAGTTGCGATAACTCAAGACCTTACTGTAGAAATTGAATCGCTTATCGCACAGGCAGTTTTCTGCAGATATGATTAATCAATAGCTTTAGCCGAAGGAACAGCAAACCATGCGCTTCATTGAAGACGGGCCATCAATACCCGACGAACTACTCATCGCCAGAGATGAAGGTAATGTTGTGTTTTTTTGTGGTGCGGGTGTTTCTCAGAATGACGCCGAACTACCAGACTTCTTTTCGCTGGTAGGAAATGTCTGCCGCTCCTTAGGCATAACAGAGCATGATGCGATTCAAAAACAGATAGAAATCGGCTCTAAAGATTCAGACAAAATCACAATCAAATGCTCAGGTGATAGAGCCTTTGGGTTGCTAGAAAAAGATTTCTTTCTGGACGACATTGAACATGAAGTTGCGAAAGCTCTGAAACCGAAAAAATTAGAAACACATCCAGAAGAATGCTACAGATCCCACAAAATACTCTTAGATTTAGCCACAACACCGAACAATGACCTCCAACTGGTAACCACTAACTTCGACCGGTTGTTTGAGGATGCTCTAGGTAAAAAAGACTCTGGAAAATACTGCCACCTCCCGCCGCGCTTACCCTCGATCAGACATGGTCAAGCCCTTAATGGAATTACCTATCTGCATGGGCGGGTGAATAAAGAATACGATTCATCTGATAAAGAGGGCCAAGGATTTATTCTGACCAGCGCCCAGTATGGACGAGCCTATCTTGCTCACGGTTGGGCGACCGATTTTTTTAAAGACATACTCGTTAATTTTACTGTGGTATTTGTGGGTTATTCTGCTGATGATCCACCCATTCAATATTTACTTGAAGCGCTTAATCAGACAAATAGACGTAACAAAATCTATGCCTTCGCTCAAGGCAGCGAAGCCTCTGTGATTAGTGACTGGGCTTCAAAAGGTGCGAAAGGAATTATTTTTCAGGAATACGACCAACTTTGGGATAGCCTTTCAGAGTGGGCTGCAAGGGCAAGAAATCCACAGAAATGGATCCAGAAAATAGCTGTTCTCGCCAAGAAAGGCCCTCAAAATTTACAGCCTTATGAGCGAGGTCAGGTGGCTCACCTTGTATCATCAACGGATGGTGCCAAGGCTTTTGCTCAAACATCACCAACAGCAGAGTGGCTGTATGTTTTTGATAAAAACATACGATTAAAAATCCTAGATCTTTCACCATCTTCTGAGCTTGAGGCAACAGCATTTCAAAACTGGTACAAGCTCGACTCTGATAACATAGAAGCCAAAATCAGCAGCTACGATTTTACTCCACCAAAAGTAAATTTAAACTGGGATGCATTTGAAATCTTTGCAACTGACTCTTTCTTTAATGAAGAAAAGTATGAAAATATTTTCTACGGGGAAAATAGTAAGCAAACGAAAAAGCTACCTGAGCGCTTAGATTACCTCTGCCGATGGCTCGCCTCAGTATCAAATCAGTACGAGGCCCTCACTTGGGTGGCTCGAAAAAAAGAATTACATCCAAACATAATTACTTCATTAAGATTTAAGCTGCTCCAACCAGACAGCTTCAATGAGCCTTACAAGCAAGCATGGACACTATTACTGAGCCATGTTGATTTGATCGCGGATGAAGCACCCTTGCTTCGACAATCAGCGTTGGCGCAAGAGGCAAGCGCCATCGGCTGGAATCTGCTGACATTAACCAAGCTTGCTTCAGAAATATCCCCTATTCTCGTATGCAAGCCTTACAGTGATGAAAGTTTATTTTCTCCAAAGCGCGAAGATGATTTAATAAAGCACCTAGGCATTACCATTAGCTTCCCCCCAACTTACCTGCCTACCCCAGAGAACCACAATCTTCTGAATTTTCTCGATATTTTCATAAGAAAACTACTGTCTGTTAAAAAATTATATGAGGTAATCAACCAGCAGCTACCTCGCGTACCAAGATTAGACTTCTCACCACTCAGTCACGCCAAGTTAAATTACAACAGACAGAGCCTTACAAACCATTTGAAATGCTGCGCTCAACTGTTCTCTCTAGCCTATTCATACAAACCGAAAGAAACATTAGTGCATTTAATTTCATGGCCAACTGATGACCCCATATTTTTTCAATTGAAAGTTTGGTGCTTCCTATACCTCCCCAAAAAATATCCAAAACAAGCGCTGGATTTCATACTTTCTGCACACCAGCACTTTTTGGAAGAGCCGTCTTATTATTCTGATCTAACAAAAGTAGCTTCACATTATTGGAAAGATTTTAGCCCCGCAGAGCTCTACATAATTGAGAATGTACTGTCTAAAGAAGTAAGCAAACGAGACCTGGAGGAGGAGCCAGGGGCAAGAGTCCTTGCATCAAGGGTTTATCATTTCGTTCAACTAATTGATGGAGAGCAGCATCGCCTATCCGACGTATTTCACGACAAAATGGAACACATCGGCCAGAAAATTCAAGCTAAAGAGCGTCCAGCGCTAAACCCGATAGAAACTAGAGTTGGCTTTATCAGGCAAGAAGAAAGTTGCGATGCTTTGCAGGATCTTGCTCTTGAAAAGGTTATTAAAAAAGCTAAAAAAATTTCAAAGATCGATTTTTATCAATTTGAAGAAACCGATCCTTGGTCTGGTTACTGCAAATCAGAAACGGACAACGCAATAAATGCGCTCATATTAGAGTTGGAAAATACCGAAAATGGCCAACCATTTGATGAATGGCCATGGAAGAAATTCTTCTCAAGTACAGCACGGGAAAACTTTCCCCAAACGAATTACGCTAGAAGCCTAAAATTAATTAAAAAGCTTCAACCAAACCATAAAATTTTGTTCGTTGAAGAAATTACAGACTGGCTTGAAGCTCAAGTACTGAACAGCAACCTAACTGAAACAAATATTGTCGAGGTCATTTCAGACATTCTCACTGACCTCTATGAATTTGCCACCCTTTACCCACACGATATAACAAGCCAAACAGCTGTTGACTGGTTCCATGATAGTTGCAACTTTTTCACAGGGAAGCTCGCCAAGCTCTTAGTAAATGCTGCAAACGAGCATGATACTAACTGGCAAAATGTTGCCACTCTTTTGATCAACTACCCGATGCCTTTGGCAAGATACGGAATTGCATATTTTTCAGCAGCACTGAATAGCCTACTTACCACTCAAAAAAGCTGGGTTGAAAAACATCTTTACAAACTCATTGAAAACCCAGAAAAAAAAGAAGCCTTCTGTGTTGGAGCTTTGGTAGCTCACAATCAATCATCAATCGCCAAAGCTCCTGATATTATGCAAGATGTACTTCTTCAAGCGTTAAATTCAGCAGCATTGCTAGAGGGACAAACTCTAGAAATGACATGCTCTTTATTATTAAACGTTTGGGCGGCAGAAAAAGGCAATAAGGAAACCAAGATAACTGATTCATTCGTTCGGCAATGCTTGGTCATAAATAACAAACAATTCAGACACTTAACCATTCAACAAATCGAAATGTGGTTAAGAAGCGACTCAGAACAGAACACTTTATCTATTCCATGCATTGTGGACTTTTTTAAATCCGTCTGGCCTAAGCATAAACACTGTAGATCTAACAAGATCACATGCAACCTTATCGAGGTTTTACTTTGGTCAGGGGAGTTTTTTCCCGAACTTTATCCAGCGATTTCACCTGTATTAACTAAAATGACAGATGCAACAGATCTACCTGCATATCTTGCAGGCTCTTCAAGAGCGCTTTGCTCTCATGCTATA
It contains:
- a CDS encoding SIR2 family protein; translation: MRFIEDGPSIPDELLIARDEGNVVFFCGAGVSQNDAELPDFFSLVGNVCRSLGITEHDAIQKQIEIGSKDSDKITIKCSGDRAFGLLEKDFFLDDIEHEVAKALKPKKLETHPEECYRSHKILLDLATTPNNDLQLVTTNFDRLFEDALGKKDSGKYCHLPPRLPSIRHGQALNGITYLHGRVNKEYDSSDKEGQGFILTSAQYGRAYLAHGWATDFFKDILVNFTVVFVGYSADDPPIQYLLEALNQTNRRNKIYAFAQGSEASVISDWASKGAKGIIFQEYDQLWDSLSEWAARARNPQKWIQKIAVLAKKGPQNLQPYERGQVAHLVSSTDGAKAFAQTSPTAEWLYVFDKNIRLKILDLSPSSELEATAFQNWYKLDSDNIEAKISSYDFTPPKVNLNWDAFEIFATDSFFNEEKYENIFYGENSKQTKKLPERLDYLCRWLASVSNQYEALTWVARKKELHPNIITSLRFKLLQPDSFNEPYKQAWTLLLSHVDLIADEAPLLRQSALAQEASAIGWNLLTLTKLASEISPILVCKPYSDESLFSPKREDDLIKHLGITISFPPTYLPTPENHNLLNFLDIFIRKLLSVKKLYEVINQQLPRVPRLDFSPLSHAKLNYNRQSLTNHLKCCAQLFSLAYSYKPKETLVHLISWPTDDPIFFQLKVWCFLYLPKKYPKQALDFILSAHQHFLEEPSYYSDLTKVASHYWKDFSPAELYIIENVLSKEVSKRDLEEEPGARVLASRVYHFVQLIDGEQHRLSDVFHDKMEHIGQKIQAKERPALNPIETRVGFIRQEESCDALQDLALEKVIKKAKKISKIDFYQFEETDPWSGYCKSETDNAINALILELENTENGQPFDEWPWKKFFSSTARENFPQTNYARSLKLIKKLQPNHKILFVEEITDWLEAQVLNSNLTETNIVEVISDILTDLYEFATLYPHDITSQTAVDWFHDSCNFFTGKLAKLLVNAANEHDTNWQNVATLLINYPMPLARYGIAYFSAALNSLLTTQKSWVEKHLYKLIENPEKKEAFCVGALVAHNQSSIAKAPDIMQDVLLQALNSAALLEGQTLEMTCSLLLNVWAAEKGNKETKITDSFVRQCLVINNKQFRHLTIQQIEMWLRSDSEQNTLSIPCIVDFFKSVWPKHKHCRSNKITCNLIEVLLWSGEFFPELYPAISPVLTKMTDATDLPAYLAGSSRALCSHAIQFFELFEKILPEDESKWPYEMSHFFIELERHAPSLTDKPRFQILRAKCIS